cataaatttcacagtagaagatgacatcaaatttaaagttagtaacaaacataatatggctaactaaaatgttaaaaacaaacatgatatataaacttagaaatcCGTGGGACTTGAAGAGGACAATTTTGAAAACTATAATCTTAtaaagcaacgatccacaataccataaatttttttatataaatattcaacgtagaagatgtcaacttttggtaaaggatctattgacaacctattaatttgaaataggatcagggagtacaatatgtgttcaaggttctttatgaggtaatgtgtcgccagattgtattccaagtgaaagtaggaacatatggaagtgacaaaatgtcTAAGACTTTTGAATttaccaaagccttcgttaagacgaactgctgggcaaaacactttgttgaagatttaatggcagaggttcgcatatatacaatcccttcgaaaagaTAATGGGTAAATatttaaacattgtcatctaatgggcgttgaaaaattacaggaaaatcatgtcacattggagaatttgtatcatccgttcgatgcaaaagaaaaatattattctcTGCCTATTAGGAGGATCGACAACATGGCCATGATACatgagtcagctggagcgaaataggagcatggagagacttttatggacgatattgattagttgatttcactgagatgacCGCTGCTGACGACAtctttccaaaaaatatttaaactttcatgttcatgtagagcattatctcattataagcaatgaacctaagTAAAAAAGTGTCTgtaagttaagattatatttctttcgtttgagaAAATCTCCGacggtaaaatattaaaggaaaaaaaaaagaaaaaaaaagagagattttgtgTTTCCCCTTCAAAATAAATAGCTAATTTGCGTTATCCCCTTTTAAAATAGCTAATAGGTAAAACCCCCTCTACGTTACAACTGTCGTTACAGTCCATTTAGTTGTGTACGTGTGGTGCACGTGTGTGCTGTATAATAATAAGACCGAATTAAAAGTTAGATACGTGGATGAAAAACACCCGTTGATCATTAACATTACACGTGTTGTATAATTGAATGTGCGATGAAAACACGGGGAGAAAGATCTACTTTTTCCTCGTCTCCTTACCGTGAAGAACATGAATTtcataaaagaagaaagaaaaacgaaAAATGAACAGACTTACAGACCTATCAAAACATAATTATCAAAACCATTACAGTGTCCTTGATTTTTTGCCGATAAAATCATTTTTGCTAATCAATTTTGATTGGTTTTCAATTCATCGCCAAAATTCCATGTAGTTATCATTAGCATCCATCAATTGTTTGATTCATCTAATTTATAGTTTGATTCACTCAATCATTCGTACCCCCAAATCAAGAAcccaaattgaaaaattgaaccaTGAAAACCCAAATCCGTGTATTGGACTCCATCAACTACTCAGGAAAAAAGAACCTAGACTGAATCAGAAACTTGATTTGATATGGAAGCCGTCAATCGCTAACTCTTCTCATCTGTTGCGCTGTAGGTTTACTGGCGTCGGTTGTCTCATTCTCTTTTTCCCGTTACGCTTCTTGATGGTGTGAAATTAACCTCCGCCATAACTTCTTTTCCGATTAAACTCTATTATCCTCTCAGCtgcttgtattattattatttttttcttttttccgtgTTCTTCACTGGGGAAAGAAGATAaagatgacgaagaagatattttgAATGTCCCTCAGTGTTTTAATCTAACAGCACGTGTAAATTTTAGGaatcttaagaatattttataaatgtattaCCCACACGTGATCTGCACGTGCACAACTAATAGGGTGGTAACGGCTGTTATAACTGAGAGGGGGTTTTACCAATTAGTTATTTGAAAAGGGGAAATGTAAAATAGATATTTATTTTGAAGGGGAAACACAAAATTTCccaaaaaagagaggaaaacctCGACTATTTTTATGATAAACCCATATTAAATtataaggagttgataagtattcgggacaaattatacgatatattaaaaatgaaccaacatcatggcccgtgccgttacggcacgggttaagggctAGTATAATACGAAAAACAAAACACACAAGATACCAGAGTATTAGatctcgggacctcgtccagttatgaacaacacattgtattaaaccgcggtcgacactagcctattatcagacttcgggctggaatgtagttgagaccgaattaaccttCAATCAATTTAGTTGTAGTCGTCTTCTTTACGTCTCATGAATCTCGCAAGATTTTTCCcacgtgattcccttagatgacgttctTTACAGCCTAATAGTTGCTTGaacctcagtgaagacttttgataccaatcttcctctaacaaataagcctatttgatttccctttcgatttttcaACCTAGTTTTGGAAATTTGTATGGGGTAGACAAAGtccagcaaacctcacgaatcccGAAACACTTGCACtaagttagctgagaagcctggattattaaccacctcttaataagaatccaaacaaatcaaataagagtttagatatttattttgaggaatcacaaagtctgagacaaagagaactttgcgatttctatctatgtcTTTTGTGATATGAGATTACGAGAATCTCAAAGATCAATCAGAACAAGATCccgatacacgaactatcaggtaaaaggtAATCTAATCGGGCTTCACGattccctaagtgaagtcttcaaagtcaTAACCTAGTTATGTTTCACAGAGGAAACTTAGGTTATATAAGACGACTCTACCAAaaaactaggacacaagagttCCGGGGATTAAGAAATCATGTTGCATGAGTATCCCTTTCTATAGATTTTCAAGACTACatgtagctttgaattcaagctaagatagcttGAGATCCAAGCAAATATTTTCTCATTTTAGATAAAATTCTTAATAGGAATCCATGTAAAAATGTGAGAAGTCTTCCCCTGAAATCACAcaaaagaatatacactatggtccaggGTCCTGGAACCATGCATAAGATGGTTCATGGTGGTTTAGTATCCTTTGAACCTCTAAACATAAGTGGTGTTCAGTAACACTGaagacttaaaccatgattcacaagCTCAAGaaattttgtgaatttttttCGTCTTAGAAATATATATGAGAGTTGAATCAAAGATAAACATGTTTGCAAAACAATTCGTGAGCTTTTGCTTAATTCTGAACTGGGTTGGTATGTgtaccgggtatgcatacctatggATAACCCGTGAACTCAGGTTCAAAAGGTACGCGTagcgggtatgcataccttggtCGTTCGCGAACTCAAATCCCAGAATACGCacactgggtatgcgtacctctcCCTCATTCCAGAACTCATATCAATAGGGTACGCgcactgggtatgcatacctatccAGTTCGCAGAATTCAGATGTTCCGAAAACAACAATTTGAATTACTCCCAATAGATATAGACAATAAATATCATTGGTtgagaaattttcaaatgatctaCTTGAAACAAAACTAATTTTTTCTTAATCAACATTGTTAAGGATCTAAGAACATCCATTTCTTGAATCATATTCTGAGAGAtttatcaagagaagattgactcgaaatttcttttttttttgcagtataaatctactaaaatcatatgacatagtctcataagatagaatggtaaatgccGTCAGTAAATATATAGGATggttaagtcttcacatacctctttgttgatgaagttctcacaAATGTCTTTGCTTGTtctccagtcttcaatcttcgagggttattccaTGATGtccgatactcaactaccatccTCGGATCCTAGTCTGAGTCTTGActttagtaaactagaaatcaagatataattttgtgcatctaacattgacaatatgcttgagatagcaaaatttGTGAATTTGACCAAGCAACGCTCTAACATAATCAAGTACCTATTGACAACCCTAGCAGGAAGGTAGCGGAACTCTAATTTAACTCAGACCACCCATCTCTAAGTTTAATAAATTTTTCTCGCTCTTGATGGCTAGATATATCCCCATGGCGTACACCAAGGCCAGCTAGTTGTTTAACATTTTAGACGTCCTCATGTTTATTTTGGGTCCTGGTTAATCACTCCTTGAGGTGCTCAATGATTAcccttttctgtttcttttttacTTGGATCATTTATTGCCAAAAATTTAGTAGAGAAAAAAATTCATATAAATTGTGAAGAATTTGGTaaaatactactccctccgtcccactattaagtgacctagtttaagtttacacaatttttaaggcaagcaagtaaAAGAGtacttttaagcattttttataattatacccttatggataataactagtgaaatttagaaatggtttatctctcaaactactccacggatgttcgcaaacttcataccattgaaaagcattttaaaacacttacataacgaatataaacatgcctatcaaattatgcatatttcttattttttttataattaactaaaaggataattttagaaatatctcattgttagtgatataggtcacttattagtgggacaaaatttaaaatcaaataggtcactaaatatttggacggagggagtatgagtCTTGTTATTAGGAGGGAAAGACATTTTGGCCCTGGTCATGCCCCATAGAGACCGGCCTTATGATACAAAATACGCATTTATATTCTTAAGCAAACCATGAGAGCTACATAATAATGCTATATATTGACCTAACTATTACTGATTTTGCAAGAGAGTTTTAAGGGGCAAGAAGTATCATTGGAAGTTCCATTGGTGCTAGAGGATTAATAGAGGAAGGGGCAGTAGCTGCTTTTGAATGGGCCTATGATCTTCTAATCAAAGCAGATTTTTGCGGAGCTACAACAGCACAGCAGTTTACACTTTACAAGGCAGTGAAGAAGGGAATTTCAGTAATCTTTCTTGTGAATTAGGAAGTCTTATTTCGGGTCCTGGGAGGAAATCGCAGCAAGCTTCTAGATTAGCTTTTATTATTGGTAGTAAATCTGGCGATCCTCAAGTTTGGAGCTCTTTCTCTTTATATCTAGTTACAACTCTCCTTTGGCTCCTATAGCTAGTCCAAACATGTTTGAGTTTGAGGCTAGGGGCTAAAAGCCTTTGTTTGTGTTAGTAAGGTTTTTCTAAAGCCCTTTTGCAACAAATAACATCCATGGATTACTGTACGATAGATGGAAGGTGGCTTTTAACTGAATTAGTACTTAATAGTACAGTTAAGTACAATGGAAACTGATAATACAGATGAAAATAGTTTCAAGAGCTCACAAATGGAAAAAGATAATCATACACACAAACAAAGTCACGAAGTAGCTCTTTTTCTGAGCGAACGGAATCATTCACCGCCAAGCTTCAATTCGTTCTGTCCTTGAATTTAAACGGCTAACTATGCTAGCACCCCGCGATTTCTCTACAAGTTCTGCTATCTTGACCACTGGCTGACTGTTAACAGCCTTTCTGGGTCCCTTACGCTGATTCACATTACTCGACTGACCAGTCTTATTTCTACATGTTTTCTCCTGGGTACGAGCCTTTCGTACATTGCTGCTCGTTTCTTGTGGTTTACTTGTTAGGGTACTTTCAGCTTGAGTTGGAGGAGGTTTGCATGCCGAATTTTCACAGAAAGACCCATTATCAGCCTTCTCAGCTGAAGTTTGTAAACAATCAACTCCACAATCAATAGGTTCTTGCGGACTCTCTAAACCAGGTTCATTGGCAGTGAACATGTGCTCTGTCTCTTCATTCTGCTCGGGTTCCATAAACGGCAATGGAGACCCATGGCGATCATTCTCGCCTGGTGGCTCAAGGCTGGAACCAGGAGCTGACTGTATTAATGAATCTTCTCTTTCTCTAAGCACTTTCATGATTAATGCCTTGAGGAAATTCATAACTTGTACCGCATACATCAACGCAGTTAAAGGATCCGACATCTGAAATGAAAACATTCCGCTAAGAAGAGGAAACATGCTCCCTTAATCAACCTATTGGTATAGTTTCTGAATACATCTATATGTTACCTGAGTCATATTTGGTGCAAATACGGTCGCAACATTGCGGGCATTCATCTTGTTATGATGTTCCTCTTGGACGACATCAGCCATCAGGTTGATGGCCCAGTCCAGCAAAGAGGCTTCTGTAGGTGGCAGGAGTTTCGTAAGTTCGGTGTATTCCTCTTCTGATTGGCACTGCATAACCTGCTCAGGCTGGAGAGGGTCCAAAATCCCTGTAGGCAGTTCTCTAAACCAAGCCTATAATAAGGTAAACACTTTATAAGTAAACATCATTTCCAGACCATGTGCTAGTAAAAGGCTCAAATTGTAGACCACCAGAAACCGTTCAAGACCAATATATATGCAGTCATAACTGTATTTAGATCCTTGCCTGAATAGCGACATCATACACAAATCAGAGGTTTCTGTGTAGCTCTTGGTATTTTCATTTTCAATCATTTGATAACTAAATGAATTCAAATCACAGAAGTGTGAGTTCGGTAGCAGCCTGTACCAATGATCAGACATTTGGAGCAACAGAATCCAACCTACCCCGCCTAACATTAATATTAACCGGGTTCATAACGTAAACTACATTGCACCTCCCTTATGTTCCACCCACCATTATGCAGTACTCTACGAGCatgcaaaatatatattgttattTTATGAGAAAAACCAGTACTTGCCTACGTACATATTCAAGACgaggaaaaaaaatcatataAATAAAAGAGTTCAGGGTTCATGACCAAATTGAAACGAGTACCTTTATAAGTCCTGCCAAACAGTGCACGTCAATATCATTTGGCACAACTCCCCTGTTTAACTGGTCTCTGACGTACTCCTCTTGACTGTTTTCTGCGGTTATTCTGAATATGCCTTCTGCCTGTTCACATAAGTTTTTAATGACTTAACTAATCAAGATTTTAAATGAGAAAATCTAAAAGCCATGTCACAACCCATGAGGCAAATTTATTGAaggaaagaaaaaggagaaacatGAGGGGATAGTAATTACCTGTAATCCCCCCTGTGAATACAAGTGTCTCTGCATCAACAGGAGTATTGTTGGTACACTGTTCCCTCTAGAGTCGTATGAACATTGCATTGATTCTGCTGATACTCCAAAAACACTTGCACTGCAAACAAAGAACATCTGAGTTAAGCATCTCACCACACACTTCCAAGATAGAGAAGTACGAGCAAAGAGATACATTGCTCCAAATGTAAAGCAGATTAAAACTTAGTGAAAGCTAAAGCTTTGCCTTCTACGACATGTCCCATGTTTAGATACATCTCTAAGCAAGTATTCCTGCTCAACTTGCCCATCACCCAAGCTTCAAAGTGAGTTGATATAGTTCTCATCATAAAACGACAAACAAACGCATCCATTTTCCCCCAACAACTATATATCCTCAAGGAAATGGTATATTCATCCATCCATAGTACTTCCATTTATATTCGAATAGAGAGGGAATATCCAGTAGAAACTTGTTGATCAAACCAGAATCATGAATGAAAAAACAGACATAAAAGGTAAAAGATATGAGTCCCAAAGGCAACAGATACATCATGCATTCAAGAACAATAACTTTAACCACCATTGCAATTGTTTCAAATCCAAAATCTATAGTAGTCTTCTCGAATTTCTAGTGGCAGGCAAGAATTACAACGGCCTACACCCCCAAACCCCAAAACAACCAATTATCCCCAAACTAAACTCCACTGATTCAAGAACTGAAAAAATCATCAGTCTGATTTCACACAATTACTACAACTCGAGGATGAATTACTCCCAGCACATACCATAGAATAGAATCATATACGAAATGACATTTCTAAAGCAGTAGCAGAAAGGATTTATGAGAAATAGAAATGTTGAAGCAACCAAAAAAAACTGACCTTGCACTAGGAGCCCTTCTAGGTACTTCAGGTTCAAACTCAACAGGCAAGCCAAGAAACCCATTAAAGCGATCAAAAGTGACATGAGCGACATGACGGACATTAGTTGGCCATCCAATCTCCATTGAAGAACAAAGTTGATCTTTCCTATCCGTTTCTGTTCTACAAGCAACCAGATATTTTCTAAAAGCAGTTACTAGCAAAGCTAATAAGGATAactgatcttcttcttcttctctttgttcATCACCACAGCTCTCTCTTCTTCTGTTTTtcacttgttcttcttcttcttcttcaaaatccaaATCACTTTCACTTacaggagaagaagaaggagaagtagAGTGATTAATAAGAGAATGGTGGTGGGACTGATTTTGCAATGACCCATGAGATGGAGAGTGGAGAACTTCTGTCATAGCTGAACCACCACTACTCAAAAAAAGGGTTCAAGAAAtcaaagggttttttttttttttggaaatttagaGATGGGGTTTGATTGGAATTGAGTAGAGTTGGATTGAAGATTGGATTTTGCAGTGGTGGGTATTCTGCATCATTAGctatatttttatgatttttcagttCTCTTctctactctctctctctctctctctctcccctcTTTGCTTTTCATCTCCTGAAGCAATGGGAAACACCACACCACTGAGAGAGAGAATTAATTAAGGTCTGAACTGAAATAATTAataattttaaaaagaaaactgtGATTAATAATACAGAGGAGTAGATGTTCAAACTTTATTGcattgaagaaaaaaagaaaaagctaTTCAGCATTCATTTCCGTTGATGCAATTCTAGCTGTTGATTtcaaatcctttcatttgagtgGTCCAAGATTGTTTGTTCATTAATAATTTTGAGATCTTAAGATCAAAATCTAATGGCTAGTAAAAACTTTTCTGTCAATctagtaataaaaaaaaaaaaaaaaaatcgatgtccATGATTTGAATTCAGAATTTGCTTTTGTGAAtaccatactaatttttatttttcagtggAATCGTAATAACATTTAGAATTTGTAACACATTTAGGATTTGTGTGCATTTAAttagaactaaaaaaaaaagcTTATCCCAAAATTGAGTAGATTATAAAAAGTATATAGGTTACTCTAAAATCTAATTCAGTTATGTTAGGTATGAGGTATTGAGAGCTATAATTATACAATACTACTATATGGTATCTGTGAATGGTTATGGCAACCCTACCCACCATACCACACACACTATGACACTACTCTACAAAAACAGGTAACCCATAATAACAATCTAATAATACAAACAAAATATCAACACCACTAATGATTTTACTAAGTAGGTTTTACATTTGAGTACGAGGAGCTAATGTCTTTGAAAATGCCAACAAACATTTCTTCCACATTAGAGGAGGAGCTCAGGAGCGTGTGTTCGTTTGTTTTGTTATACGTAATTACTTACTTGGATTCTCTCTGTCTCATGAGAATCTACTTCTACTGGTAATAAATTAGAATAGTTATCTCTCTCCTCTCCCATGGACAAAAGAAAGAAGGTGAAAGCTgccatctttttcttcttttggagATAATTTGCCTGCTAAAGCAACAGAAATAATCTCGATAATCGGGAGTGGATTTCAAATTCAAAATTAACTTGGCGGGGATTTGAAGTCTCCTTCATTCTCTCTCTAGAACCCCAAAAACAAGGAAGAAGAGAAATCGGCAGTACGTCTTTTTTTGAATCAACTTTCCCCAAAAATTAGCCTTCACTTCGTGGTACTGTTCGTCGAGGATTAAAGCATGTTTATCATTATCTATCAAAGGATGTGCTGCTATATCCTCTAATGGTGTTACTGGTACAATCTTGACGTTTATAATGCCTAAAAAGCTACAGAGAATCATAACCAAAGGAAAAGATAAATCTTTTTCCAAGAACTAGGTTGAGATAACAAAGGTCTTTACATCAGAGAATAAGAATACTAGACCAGATTAACTTCCGTTAGAAATACAGAAAATCTCTAGTTTCATTACATCAGCCGTTCAGCATTCCAACCTCTACAGCACAATTCATTCACAAAAGTCCTAGTAGATATATAATCCAAAGAACATACTCCCATAGATAAAAGGGACAAACAGGACTAGTATCCAACTGTAACTACTGCTGTGCTTTACTAACAGGCTCCAACGCTTCAATCATAACCACGCTGTTTCCTCTGACTACCTGTTCCATAAAACAATATATCAAGGACATCTTCAGTTgcaaactcaaaatatataacaAAAATCTATCCAAGTAAGAGTCGAGATACCCACCACCATGCCTATGTCGTTTTTGTCACTTCCATTCATCTCAACAGTGTTATCGACCACGAGATTCATGAAC
This portion of the Papaver somniferum cultivar HN1 chromosome 11, ASM357369v1, whole genome shotgun sequence genome encodes:
- the LOC113321218 gene encoding probable small nuclear ribonucleoprotein G gives rise to the protein MSRSGQPPDLKKYMDKQLQIKLNANRVVVGTLRGFDQFMNLVVDNTVEMNGSDKNDIGMVVVRGNSVVMIEALEPVSKAQQ
- the LOC113321217 gene encoding rho GTPase-activating protein 5-like; this translates as MTEVLHSPSHGSLQNQSHHHSLINHSTSPSSSPVSESDLDFEEEEEEQVKNRRRESCGDEQREEEEDQLSLLALLVTAFRKYLVACRTETDRKDQLCSSMEIGWPTNVRHVAHVTFDRFNGFLGLPVEFEPEVPRRAPSASASVFGVSAESMQCSYDSRGNSVPTILLLMQRHLYSQGGLQAEGIFRITAENSQEEYVRDQLNRGVVPNDIDVHCLAGLIKAWFRELPTGILDPLQPEQVMQCQSEEEYTELTKLLPPTEASLLDWAINLMADVVQEEHHNKMNARNVATVFAPNMTQMSDPLTALMYAVQVMNFLKALIMKVLREREDSLIQSAPGSSLEPPGENDRHGSPLPFMEPEQNEETEHMFTANEPGLESPQEPIDCGVDCLQTSAEKADNGSFCENSACKPPPTQAESTLTSKPQETSSNVRKARTQEKTCRNKTGQSSNVNQRKGPRKAVNSQPVVKIAELVEKSRGASIVSRLNSRTERIEAWR